From the genome of Roseivivax sp. THAF197b:
TAAGCCCTGCGGTTGCGGGGCGCGCTGCGCCTTCGATCATCTTCAGGCTGCGCTCGCCATCCTTGCCAAGCGACCGCAGATCCGCCTCGAGCTGGCGCTTGCCCTCCGCTGAAAGGCGGATGCTGTAGTTTCGGACCGTCGTGTTCATGGATCACCGTTCTGGCGGGCGGCGTCGGCCGCGCTCTTGATGCCCTGCTCCCAGTAAGGCAGCAGGATCGCGAGGATTTTTGGATCGTGCCCGCGCGCGGCGAGCAGCGTCGTCGTGGCGCCAAGATCGAGGCCGATAAACCCCTGCCATCCCGTGCGCATCTGGCTGCCGATCGCCGAAGCGTCGGCCGCCAGAGCCCGGCCCTCGATCGAGCGCGGGCGATGTGTGATTTCCGGGCATGCGCCCTCGCCGCCGAACCGCGCGCAGGCAAAGCTCTCAGAGCCTGGACACCCTGCGCAGTGGCTCAAGCCTCCGCTGAAGCGGTATCTTGCGAGGGCGCGGAGCCGTTTCCCTCCGAAACCAGAACGTGAAACGGCAAGAGGATCTCGCGCTGCAGTGTCTGTCCGGCACCGGGGAAGAGATCGAGAAATTCGAGGATCGACCGCCGGTCAAAAGATGCGGGTGTGCCAGCCTCGGTCTCGACACCCTCCCAGCCTTCCCCGTAACGCTGCAGAAGCACCAAAAGGAGAGCCTGGGCGAAGTCGCCGCGGAACGCATCTTCGACTTCGGGCGGCATGTCCTCCTCGTCGATAGCCTCGACCGCGGCCGCATCCATTGGCGATCGGCTCTCCTCGGCGATCCGCACCGCGCTGGCCTCGGCGTTCTTGAAGTCGGCAAAGGTGAAGGGGCGCACATGAAAGACCACACCGTATCCGATATCGATACGACGTGGCCCCATGAGTTTGCGCGACAATCGCAACGCCATATCAGGCCGGGTTCGCGTAGTCTGCGGTTTGGTTCTTGAGCGTGATCGTCGCCAGTTCGACGCCCGGCGCCGGACGCTCGGCACGCCAGTTGAACTGCGCGGAGATCGGACCGCGGCCCTCGATCGGAATGCCCGTCATCTCGAAACGAACATCCGGCATGTCGATCAGGAGCGACTTCGTCGCGGAGATCAGCAATTCGAGCTGAAGATTTACCGCCGTGTTGTTCGCCCCGTAATCGTACCAGGTATTGTCGCGATAGCGTGCCGAGACCGATCCGGACAGCCCCCACCGCGGGCTCTCGAAGCCCGCGGCCGAGGGCGACTGGTTCAGCGTTTCCTGATCCATCTCGACGCCCGATGTCAGCGTCAGATCAACGCCAGTGATCTCCGCGACCGGCGCGCCGCCCACCAGTGCCCGGCCCTGGAATCCCACCGGCACAGCATCGGGTTCATAGAGGATAGGTGCGCTGTCGATCACGGCGCCGAGCTTTGCTTCCGAGCGGCCCATCATATTCAGCGTGGCACGTGCGCGCTGGCCGTCTTTCCGTGCGGCAATCTCGAGGCTTGTGCAGGTCAAGCTGTCCTGCACGAAATGCGTGCCGATGCGCGTGTGCGAAATCCCGTGGGTCAGGACCGGGATGACCGGCTGCGCCTTCGGAGTGAAGACGTGCTCATAATTCGGATCCGCGCCAGTCGTTACGGGTGCGCCCAGGATGCTGCGCAGATGCCAGCCGAAGGAGTTGATGCCGATCGGAACGACCATGGCGCCCGACAGGCTGCGAAGGCCTTGCACCGAGTCGCCCGGGAACGCATCGCCATAGATCGCGTCATCCTCGGTCCGATCCTCGCTCTGCGAGACGTTGTAGCTGTAGAACGGGAGCGCCATGAATGCGCCCGCTGCGCTCGCCTCAGCGGTGCCGAACGCCGCCTGCTGGCGCGCGAGGAGTTTGGCTTCATCGCCGCGTGCATTGGTCATCAGAGTGTCTCCATTGGATTTTGGGTGGTTTCGTAAAAGACGGTGACGGGCATCGTCGCCGCCTTCAGGCTTGCCGCGCCGTCCATCGGCACGACCTCGCTTTCTTGCGGCGCGTCGAGGCGGAGGTAGTCTACCGCGCCGCCCAGGTTGGAACCGATCAGCAGCGTTGCAATCTCTCTCAAAGCTGTGTCGAGCGCGGTCGACCGCGCCGTCTCGTCTGCGTTTTGGACCACGACCTCGAGCGTGAAGACCTGTGACCACTCGCGAACGCCGTCGCCCAGCCGCTCACCTTCTTCGCGCGGATCTTCCGGCATGACATTGATCAGCCCGTTCAGCGGGCAGATTTCCGGCAATTCCCGCTTGCGCAGGATCGTCGCGATGTGCGGCGCGAGCGCGTCGACGAGCGCGAGCGTGATCGTTTCCTGTGGACTTGGCATCAGGATCTCCGGGGCAGGCGGCGAAACGCCTGGTCGATGTTTCTGGCAAGGTTGCCGGACGCCCCGGCACTGACTGCCTTCACGTTCAAGCGGCGTTTCAGACGGACCTGCTGGACCAGGTAGAACATGGGCACAGTCTGCAGCCCGTAGCCGGTCTTCAGCGCGCGCTTGCTCCGCGAGCGGGCGTAGCCGCCGCGCTTGCCTTGCCGCTCGCGCTGATTATCGACGACGAGCAGCGACAGGTTCGACCGCACATAGACGTATCTGAGCGGGCCGAAGCGCGCCTCGGGGAAATTCGACGGCGAAAGGCGCTTACGATCAGTCCCTCGAGCGGGTGCGGCAGGCGTCGGGATTGCCAAGAACAGCCCGTTTTCGGAGCGAATGGTTGCGCCTTCGTCGAAGGTTCGGACAAGCTCCGGGGCCTTCGTGTAGACGACTGCAGCAGCGCCCAGAGAGGCCTGGCCTTTGGGGTACAACTGCAAGCGCCAGGAGCGCGACAGCCGACGGCCGAGCCCGCGCTCAGTATCGACCCGAAGGGCGACCTGCACGTCGCGGCCGGTCTCATGCACGCCCACCGTGACAGCCTTTTCTGCGTCGGCCAGTTCCTCGCGCATATACCGCTCGAGATCGCCCCGGAGCGCTGCCTCGATCCGCATCAGATCTGCACCGTGTTCAAGAGGTATTTGATCCGCCGCGGATCACGTGCCCTGGGTGGCGCCTGGACGCGAAACCGCTCGCTGCCGACCGCAAGGATCGAGCCCTTGCCGAGCCCTGTCGCCTCGGAGACGCGGATCTCGAAAAGCGCCGTCGAGGATTGCAGGTCGAGCGAGCCGACCTGGACGATGTCGTCGGGACGTGTCGGCAGAAGCCGCACCGCGCGAGCTTCACCGTCCGGATCAAAGGTGCCGTCGATGCCATGATGCTCGAAAGCGGCATCGACGGCGCGCGTGAAGTCGTCCACGGTCAGCCGGTTGCAGCGGTATCGGACTGACCGGCGGTGCCTGCGGTCGCATCGCTTGCCGCAGCGGCTATGGCCGTCGCGGACTTGCTGGTCTCAGCCGCGGCCTTACCGCCATCAGTCGACGCGGCACCCGAGGCGCCGGTCGTGGCCTCCGACTTCGGCTTGCGGCCCCTCTTCTTCGAAGCAGCGTGGGCGGGGGCATCCTTCGCGGGCGTGCGCTCGCCGGCCTTTTCCTTCTCGATCTCGCCCGCAACGGTGTCAGGCACGAAGCCCGACCAGCCAGCGGGAAGCGTGCGCTTCGTGCTGCTGCCAGTGCGATAGCTGAAGGACGCGGACATTTTCACATGAACGTCGGGTTTCGACATTGGTTCTCTCCGGAAATGAATGGAAAGGCCCGGGCCTTCAGTGGCCCGGGCCTGGATCTCGCGAGCGCGTATCCTCAGATCGCGACCGGACCTTAGTTGGACGTGAAGCCGCGCACCGAAACGGCCGGGCGCATGCAGATCGGCAGGGTCTGCATCATCGCCTCGACCTCGACAAACCGCCCCTTCGGATCGATGTGGACCATCGAATAGAAGGGCTCGCCTGGCAGGTTCGCCATGCCGACATAATCGGCCGAGCCGTCAAACTGACGGAACGTCTGCCGGGTGCCGAGCGGGAAGAACACGGCTTCCGCTTGCGGGAGGAATTCGCGCGTCAAGAAGGTGCCGTCCTCCTGCGGAACCGGCGCCTCGGCGAGATACTCTTTCCAGCGAATGCCGCCGAAGTCGAAGCCATCCGAGGTATCATCGCGCAGCGGGTCGCCGCCATTGGCATTCTGGTAGTGCTTGTAGCGCTCCTTGAAGTCCGCGTGCCCCATGAGCTTGTCGGTGTAATCCGGGTGGATCAGCCCCTGAACACCCGTCATCACGTCACCGAGCAGGTTCAGGCGGATATGGCGGGTCACCTCGCGGCACTTCGCCATCAGGTCGGTCGTCGACGTCCCGAAGACGAAGTCGACCGATTTGCGCGTGATCTCGAACTTGTCGAAGAGATCCACGATCACCGAGCCATCAGCATCCAGCACCTGACCCTGTAGGGCGCCGGACCGCAGGTATTCGCGCGTGATGTCGATCGACCCGCGCAGATCCTCTTGCCGATCCAGCACCTCGCGTTCGGCGTCCTGCAGCTCGGTCACGGAGCCAAACGCGCGGATATTGTCGATGTCGTCGGCATTGATCTCGGACGTCTTGCCGAAGCGCTCGGTCCGGAAATCCACGAGATCGCGCTTGCTGCGGCGCTGGCCGCCAAGCGGCGTGCCACGCTCCGAGGAGCCGACGAGCTGGATCACGCCGTTTTTCATCTCGACGGAGAACTTCGTGCCGCGGATGCTCTTGGGGCTGAAGAGCCCCATCTCGCCGATCGTGCCCCACTGGTTCGGGATGATGCGGATCGCCTCGCCGAGTTCCATGGCGCTGAAGGCGTCGCCTTTGAAGATATCGATATGCGCCATAGGACGCTCCTTTCTGGAAAAGAAAACGCGCGCCAGTGGCGCGCGCATGATGGTTGGCCCGAGGGCCGATGGCGGCTGGTTTTTAGGCCAGCGCGACGATCCCTTTATCCTCGAGCGCCGCGCAGGCCGTGTCGCGCAGCGCCTCGCTCGACCAGGTCGCATCGAAGGTCAGGCCTTGGCGACGCACTTGCGCGGGGCCCCGCTTCAAAATGGTCGCCTCGACATCCGCAGCCGCCGCTTTCGCTTCGGTCATCAGCACAGCGGCCGGGGTCTGGGACCCATCCGTCGCGGTCTGGACGCTGAGGATGTACTTGCCTGTCGCCGTAACCTTCCCGAGCACGGCGCCCGGCTCGAGATCTGCGCCAGTGCCGATCGTTGCCCGTTCGCGGCAGTAGTAGTTCTGCGTCTCGAAGAGCAGGAAGTCTCCGGGCGTCTTGCCCTCGCTCAGTTTGGTCATGTTCGATCTCCTCTGATCTTATGAGCCTTGGGGGAACGGACCGGCCATGCGGCCGGACCGGATCAATTCGCGTAGCGCTCCTTCGCGCGGGCCGCGATGCCGGGACGCGCTTCGGTCGCGGCGGGGCTCGGCGCGGACAACTCGGTAGCCTCCGCGTCGATATTGTTGCCAAGGCCCTGCGCAGGCTGCGCTTTCGGTGCAGCGGCCAGATGCTTGCCCGCCTCCTCGGCGCTCATGTCGCTGTTGAAGGCGAGGCTCTTTGCGAGCTCTTCGCGACCCGACGCCTCTGGGTGGTTCATGATCGCCGCAATCCGCGCGCGCTCATCCGATGCAGACGGCGCTGCGGGAGCCTGGGCGGGCGGCGCGGCAGGCGCCGGGGCGCTGGCTGCGGCGGGCGGCGCGCTCGTGGCATCAGGTGCGGGCGCCTGCGCGTTCGCATCCGGGGCCGTGGGCTGCGCGGTCGCGTCGGGGCCTTCGGTTTTCTTGGTCATGGGTTCAGTCCTTTCCGTGGTTGCAGAAACACCGGACCGCGCGGTCCGGCCGTTGGCCTTCTCGATGAAGCTCTCGAAAGCGATGCGCGGGTTCGCGACCTCGTCGGCGAGCCCCGCTTCAACAGCGGCTGCGCCCAGGAAGGTCGCGGCCTCGGTCGCCAGCGCGTCAACCGCGCTCAGGCGGTCACCGCGTCCAGCGGCGACCGTTTCGGCAAAGATCTGGCGCAGGTTTTCCATTTCCGCCGACAGCGACGCGCGCACGCTCTCGGGCAGCGGCTCGTAGGGATTGCCGTCGGCCTTGTGTGCGCCGGCCGAGATCACGGTCACCTGCACGCCCATGGCATCAAGCCGCCCGCTGTAATCGGCGTGCATCGCGATAACACCGATCGAGCCCACCCCGGCCGTGCGTGGCACGACGATATGATCGGCCTGCGACGCGATCGCGTAGCCCGCCGAATAGGCGTGATCCGAAACAAAGGCCCAGACCGGCTTTTTTTCCCGGACTGCGCGGATCTGGTCGGCAAGCGCGAAACAGCCCGCGACTTCACCACCAAAGCTGTCGATCTCGAGCGCGATCCCACGGACCTTGTAATCCGTCGCGGCCGCTTCGATCTGGGCCGCGAGCCCCTCATAGCTGGTTTCGCCCGAGGATTCTCCGAGCCAGGCACCGCGATGCACGAGCGTTCCGGTCACCGGAATGACGGCGACGCTGTCGATCACGCGATAGCCGGACCGCCGCCCATTCCGGAGATCCTCCTCGAGCCGTTCATCGAGCAGCGAGGCTTGCGGCCGAACTCGACTGGCTTCACTGGCCTCCGCGCCGATGACCGAAATATCGCGCTCGGTTCCCAGCACGCGGGAGCCGAGCCCCATGATGAAAGCCGCGGCCTTTGCGGGCGCAGCCAGAAGCGGCGTGTGAAACACACGCGCCGCAATCTGCGGATGTCGCATCCTGTCAGTCCTCTTCTTTGAGCGGGGGGCCGCCATTGTGGCCGAGGAGCTTCGCAAAGCTCTCCTGCATCGGGTGCAGGGTGTCCTCAGGCATCGCCGCGATCTCGGCGCGGATCTGTTCCATGTTGTCGGCGTAATCTGTGCCGGTCAGCTCGGCAGCCTCCTCCTCGAGTGTCGAAAGACCGAGCGCAACGCGCATCGCTGCAGCTTGCGCCTCTTTGACCGGGTCGACGAACCCCTTGCCGGGGCCGATCCACTTCGCCCGGGCGTAGGCGGGCCAAAAGGTGTAGAAGTCCGGCGCGCCGCGCGGCAGCGCGATATGGCCGTCCATGACCTGCTCTTCGAGCCAAGCCATGAAGAACGGCTGACAGAAGCCTTGCGAAAACGCCGTCCGCCGTGCCGTCCAGCCGCGCCAGATCTCGATCATGGCGGCGCGTGCGCTCGAATAGTTCGTCTTTGACCAGTCCGCGGCGAGTTGCTCGTAACTGATACCGAGGCCCGAGGCGATGTTGCGCAGCACCGCAGATTCGAAATCAGCGAATTGCGCAGCGGGCCGGGCGGTGTTGACCATGCCGATTTCGTCGCCGGGATAGAGCGTCGAGACACGCGCGCCGCCGACCTTGATGCCCGCAGTCTGGCCGTAATACCCACCGCGGGCCTCCTGGTAATCGAGGAAGCCTTTACCACCGCCCTCGGTGAACATCTCGTCGATGATTTCGGGGCCCATGGGCGACTTGATGAAGGCCGCGAGGACCGCATTGATGACTGCCGCCTGCAGCTCGACCCGCGCGTAGTGGTCCTCCATCTTCAGCTTTTCGATGATCGGCGCGAGGCGGCTGACACCGCGCGTTTGGCCATCCCGGCTCTTGTCGAAGAAATGGATCACCTGCGGACGGCCGGTGCGGCCGGTCCGGCCGATGCGCTTCCAGGTGAACTGATCGGCAGGCTGTGCCCAGCCGGTATGCGCATGCGCCTGTCGGAAATGGTACGCCCGCGCCGCGCCATCTCGCGAGACCTCGACACCACCGCGCAGCGTTACCTCGTCGGCCGAGCCATACGGGTTCGACAGCAGATCCGGATCGACGATCCTGAGGCAGGTTTTGGTGGCACGCTGACGGCGCCAATTGACCACGCCCAGTGCCTCGCCCTCGATCAGATAAGTACGGTAGGCAAGGGCGAACATCTGCGGGACCGTCTGGCTAAGCGTCGTGTCCGCGAAAAAGCGCGGGTCTTCGGCATAGGACCGCCAACGCGCCTCGACGAGTTCTTTGAACTCCCGCGCCCAGTCTGCACTCAGCCCCAACGCGCGCCAGTCAGGCTTCAGGAGCGGCCGGAAGTTCGCGCCGATGACGCTATCGACTTCCTTGGCGATCCCACCAGCTGCCCAGCCGTTGTTTCGCACGAGATCACGGGCCCGGGCAGTGATCCGGTTCTTGCCGGACAGGATCTCGGCGTCAGCTGCGCGGTTCTGCGGCAGATACCCGGCCAGCG
Proteins encoded in this window:
- a CDS encoding DUF6441 family protein, with the protein product MRIEAALRGDLERYMREELADAEKAVTVGVHETGRDVQVALRVDTERGLGRRLSRSWRLQLYPKGQASLGAAAVVYTKAPELVRTFDEGATIRSENGLFLAIPTPAAPARGTDRKRLSPSNFPEARFGPLRYVYVRSNLSLLVVDNQRERQGKRGGYARSRSKRALKTGYGLQTVPMFYLVQQVRLKRRLNVKAVSAGASGNLARNIDQAFRRLPRRS
- a CDS encoding phage tail tube protein, with the protein product MTNARGDEAKLLARQQAAFGTAEASAAGAFMALPFYSYNVSQSEDRTEDDAIYGDAFPGDSVQGLRSLSGAMVVPIGINSFGWHLRSILGAPVTTGADPNYEHVFTPKAQPVIPVLTHGISHTRIGTHFVQDSLTCTSLEIAARKDGQRARATLNMMGRSEAKLGAVIDSAPILYEPDAVPVGFQGRALVGGAPVAEITGVDLTLTSGVEMDQETLNQSPSAAGFESPRWGLSGSVSARYRDNTWYDYGANNTAVNLQLELLISATKSLLIDMPDVRFEMTGIPIEGRGPISAQFNWRAERPAPGVELATITLKNQTADYANPA
- a CDS encoding head decoration protein yields the protein MTKLSEGKTPGDFLLFETQNYYCRERATIGTGADLEPGAVLGKVTATGKYILSVQTATDGSQTPAAVLMTEAKAAAADVEATILKRGPAQVRRQGLTFDATWSSEALRDTACAALEDKGIVALA
- a CDS encoding major capsid protein, encoding MAHIDIFKGDAFSAMELGEAIRIIPNQWGTIGEMGLFSPKSIRGTKFSVEMKNGVIQLVGSSERGTPLGGQRRSKRDLVDFRTERFGKTSEINADDIDNIRAFGSVTELQDAEREVLDRQEDLRGSIDITREYLRSGALQGQVLDADGSVIVDLFDKFEITRKSVDFVFGTSTTDLMAKCREVTRHIRLNLLGDVMTGVQGLIHPDYTDKLMGHADFKERYKHYQNANGGDPLRDDTSDGFDFGGIRWKEYLAEAPVPQEDGTFLTREFLPQAEAVFFPLGTRQTFRQFDGSADYVGMANLPGEPFYSMVHIDPKGRFVEVEAMMQTLPICMRPAVSVRGFTSN
- a CDS encoding S49 family peptidase, whose amino-acid sequence is MRHPQIAARVFHTPLLAAPAKAAAFIMGLGSRVLGTERDISVIGAEASEASRVRPQASLLDERLEEDLRNGRRSGYRVIDSVAVIPVTGTLVHRGAWLGESSGETSYEGLAAQIEAAATDYKVRGIALEIDSFGGEVAGCFALADQIRAVREKKPVWAFVSDHAYSAGYAIASQADHIVVPRTAGVGSIGVIAMHADYSGRLDAMGVQVTVISAGAHKADGNPYEPLPESVRASLSAEMENLRQIFAETVAAGRGDRLSAVDALATEAATFLGAAAVEAGLADEVANPRIAFESFIEKANGRTARSGVSATTERTEPMTKKTEGPDATAQPTAPDANAQAPAPDATSAPPAAASAPAPAAPPAQAPAAPSASDERARIAAIMNHPEASGREELAKSLAFNSDMSAEEAGKHLAAAPKAQPAQGLGNNIDAEATELSAPSPAATEARPGIAARAKERYAN
- a CDS encoding phage portal protein — its product is MPRRATAGGLRDAGINASHPYAAADTAIDTLAGYLPQNRAADAEILSGKNRITARARDLVRNNGWAAGGIAKEVDSVIGANFRPLLKPDWRALGLSADWAREFKELVEARWRSYAEDPRFFADTTLSQTVPQMFALAYRTYLIEGEALGVVNWRRQRATKTCLRIVDPDLLSNPYGSADEVTLRGGVEVSRDGAARAYHFRQAHAHTGWAQPADQFTWKRIGRTGRTGRPQVIHFFDKSRDGQTRGVSRLAPIIEKLKMEDHYARVELQAAVINAVLAAFIKSPMGPEIIDEMFTEGGGKGFLDYQEARGGYYGQTAGIKVGGARVSTLYPGDEIGMVNTARPAAQFADFESAVLRNIASGLGISYEQLAADWSKTNYSSARAAMIEIWRGWTARRTAFSQGFCQPFFMAWLEEQVMDGHIALPRGAPDFYTFWPAYARAKWIGPGKGFVDPVKEAQAAAMRVALGLSTLEEEAAELTGTDYADNMEQIRAEIAAMPEDTLHPMQESFAKLLGHNGGPPLKEED